A genomic region of Echeneis naucrates chromosome 24, fEcheNa1.1, whole genome shotgun sequence contains the following coding sequences:
- the gje1a gene encoding gap junction epsilon-1 protein: protein MSLNYIKNFYEGCLRPPTVIGQFHTLFFGSVRMFFLGVLGFAVYGNEALHFSCDPDRRELNLYCYNQFRPITPQVFWALQLVTVLVPGAVFHLYAACKNIDQEEILERPIYTVFYIISVLLRIILEVIAFWLQSHLFGFQVHPLYMCDASALEKTFNVTKCMVPEHFEKTIFLSAMYTFTVITILLCVAEIFEILCRRLGYLNNQ from the exons ATGTCTTTAAACTACATCAAAAACTTCTATGAAGGCTGC CTCAGGCCTCCTACGGTGATAGGCCAGTTCCACACCTTGTTCTTCGGCTCGGTGCGGATGTTCTTCCTGGGCGTTCTTGGCTTTGCCGTCTACGGGAATGAAGCGCTGCACTTCAGCTGCGATCCGGACCGCCGAGAGCTCAACCTGTACTGCTACAACCAGTTCAGACCCATAACACCGCAG GTCTTTTGGGCCTTACAGCTGGTGACAGTTCTAGTTCCTGGAGCGGTGTTCCATCTCTACGCCGCCTGTAAGAACATTGACCAGGAGGAGATCCTGGAACGGCCCATCTACACCGTCTTCTACATCATTTCTGTTCTCCTGCGCATCATTCTGGAAGTCATCGCCTTCTGGCTGCAGAGCCACCTCTTTGGTTTCCAG GTCCACCCCCTGTACATGTGTGACGCCAGCGCTTTGGAAAAGACCTTCAATGTGACTAAGTGCATGGTGCCCGAACACTTTGAAAAGACCATCTTCCTCAGCGCCATGTACACCTTCACCGTGATCACCATCCTCCTCTGCGTCGCCGAGATATTCGAGATTCTCTGCCGACGGCTCGGCTATCTCAACAACCAATGA